TGACGATCATTCGTCTGATGCAACTGCTTCTATTGTTCAAGCGTTTGCTTCAACAACGAATTGTATTACGTATCTGAAATTAAGTGAAGGTGCGGCAGGAAAAAAAGCTGCCATCTCCTATGGAATTGAAAAGTCTAAAGGTGAACTGATTGTTACCACAGATGGTGATTGTGTAATGGATGTTCATTGGTTGGAAGCGATTGTTGCTAAATACGAACACTCCAATGCAAAGATGATTGTTGGGCCAGTTGCTTTTTACAACGAAATAAGTTTGTTCGAAAAAATGCAAAGTCTGGAATTTATGGCATTGATTGCAAGTGGAGGAGGGGCTTTGTTTTATAAAAAAGCAATCATGAGTAATGGAGCCAACTTGGCATTTAAAAAGGAAATATTTTATGAAGTAGGAGGTTACAACAGTGAAAAATTAATTGCTTCCGGTGACGATGTGCTGTTGATGTATAAAATCAATGAGAAATATCCCGCGTCAGTGGTTTTTCTGAAGGACAAGGAAGCAATTGTTTACACAAAAGCAAAAGCGAGCCTGTCAGCATTTGTTCAACAGCGCAAAAGATGGGCTTCAAAGGGTTTTTCTGTCTTAAATATTGAAACTCAGCTGGTTTCGTTGGTTGTATACCTAATGAGTGCTTATTTGGTGATTGTGCCATTGTTAGGCGGTGTTTGTTTATCAAATACCCCGTTCTATCAACCTTTTATAGGAATTTGTCTTATTATTCTCGGAATTAAATGCATTATTGACTTTTTGTTATTATTTTTATCGGCATCTTTCTTCCAAAAGAAGCGTTTATTGATTTTATTCATTCCTGAACAAATCATCTATCTGCTTTATGTAGTGTTGTTCGGTTTAATTGGATCAATAGGAAAATACGAATGGAAGGGGCGCAAAACAAATTGACGAATGGCTAAAAAAGACGATAAATACTCACACTCACTTTCTTACTATGCTTGGCAGCGTTTAAAAACGAATAAGCTGGCAATGTTTGGTTTAATCGTGATTGGGTTGTGTATGATTTTGGCCATTTTAGGATTTGCAATCACTCCCGATTCAACTCCGGATGCCAATGATCAATTGTTAGAGCTTTCTAAAAAGCCACCAGGATTTGAAGTGCGTATGTTACAAACCCGCAAAAATGAACCTTTACACGATGTGAACTTTTTCTATAAAATGATATATGGCGAAATCAGTAATTTTCGTTCTATTCCTTTTTCTGATTATCATTTTGATGGAAATGATATCGTTATTCGTGAATACACGGGAGATGAAAAACGTCAGGGGACAGATATTCGCTACAACCTTGCGGATGCGGTATATGCCATTGACTACAATACTCCGATTGTTAATAATGTAGAG
This window of the Bacteroidota bacterium genome carries:
- a CDS encoding glycosyltransferase, encoding MEYLFWILITIGLVLSAGYLFLIASFCVAWMRMRQEPQISNHSVFVSVLVAVRDEAQTIEKCLQAIASQNYPHEKYEIIVIDDHSSDATASIVQAFASTTNCITYLKLSEGAAGKKAAISYGIEKSKGELIVTTDGDCVMDVHWLEAIVAKYEHSNAKMIVGPVAFYNEISLFEKMQSLEFMALIASGGGALFYKKAIMSNGANLAFKKEIFYEVGGYNSEKLIASGDDVLLMYKINEKYPASVVFLKDKEAIVYTKAKASLSAFVQQRKRWASKGFSVLNIETQLVSLVVYLMSAYLVIVPLLGGVCLSNTPFYQPFIGICLIILGIKCIIDFLLLFLSASFFQKKRLLILFIPEQIIYLLYVVLFGLIGSIGKYEWKGRKTN